Part of the Halogeometricum sp. S3BR5-2 genome, CTACGGCTTCCTCGGCGTCAGCGAGGTGGACCCGAACGCCTCCTTGGCCGTCCTCACCGCTCTCACCCTCGGGGTGACGGCGCTGAACGTCGTCCTGTTCAAGCGCGGCTACGGTCTGACCGACTGAGCCGGATCCGGCACTTCCGCCGCTTCCGCCGCTTCTGCCGCCTCCGGCCCACTACGGCCCGCACGATCACGAATGCGAATTCCAACGCCGCACGCGAACCGAACGCGGACGCGCCTTCCGCGGCGACAATCCTCTTTCCGCTCACGCCCGAAGCGCGCCCGTGGACCTCGCTATCGACGACCGAGTCGCTATCGTCACCGGCGGGAGCAAGGGAATCGGGAAGGCCATCGCGGAGACGTTCGCCGCGGAGGGCGCCGACGTCTGCATCTGCGCCCGCGGCGAAGACGAACTGGAAGGCGCGGCGGCCGAGATGGACGGCGACGTCCTCACCGCGCAGGTGGACGTGACCGACCCCGACGACGTGGAGGAACTGGTCGAGGAGACGGTAGAGGAGTTCGGCGGTATCGACGTGCTCGTGAACAACGCCGGCACGACCGGCAGTTTCGAGAAACTCGACGCGGTCCCCGAGGAGGAGTGGCGCACGGTCATCGACACGAACCTCTTCGGGACGATGCGGGTCACGAAGGCGGCGCTCCCCTACCTGAAAGAAGGCGACGGCGGCAGCGTCGTCAACGTCGCCTCCGACGCCGGCCTGATGCCGCACGACAAGATGCCGCAGTACAACGCCTCGAAGGCGGCGATAATCAACCTGACACAGAACCTCTCGAAGGCCTATCTGGGCGAGGGCGTCCGCGTGAACGCCGTCGCGCCGACGACGACGCGGACCCCCCTCGTGCAGGCGATGTTCGAGGAGATAGCCGACGAACGGGACATCTCCGTCGAAGAGGCCGAACGGGCATTCTTGGAGGAGGAAAAGCCCGCCCTCCAGTTCGACCGGGTGGCCGAACCCGAGGAGGTGGCGCCCGTCGTCGCCTTCCTCGTCTCCGACCTCGCCTCCTACGTCTCCGGGTCGACCTACCGCGTGGACGGCGGCGGCGTCCCGACAATCGACGTCTGAACCCCGCTACGACGCGCGCGGGTCCCGCGTCGCCCCTCGCCGGGCAACCATCCGAGCGGCGGTTACTGTCGACGGAGTTAGATATTTCGCCGGCGGCGACGCTCCGGGAAACAGTCAAGTTCGCTCCGACTACAGTAGCGTGCGATGACGAAGATGGGACGGCGGCGGTTCCTCGCGTCCGTCGGCGCGGGGGCGGTCGGTCTCGCCGCGGCGCCCGCCGTCGCGGCCGCCGACGCCGAGGAGGGGTTCGACCCCTCCGTCCACGGGTTCGGGTTCCGGAACTGGCGCGGGAGCGAACGGGCCTACCCCGGCCACGACCACCGCAAACTGGCCGACGAGGAGGTCAGAGAGTGCGTCCGCCTCGACTGGCGGGGACCGTTCGCCGACCTGTTCGGCACGCCCGTCGCCCGCCTGCCGGACGCCCTCGTCGGCCTCGTCGCCTCGCAGATTCGCGTCGCCGCCGCGCAGTTGTCCTCGACGGACGGCCACTGCTACGGGATGACGTTCGCCGCGCAGGAGTTCTTCGAGGACCCGAACGCGCTCCCCGATTCGGTCGAGCACGCGGCCGAACTTCGGACGCCGGAGGTGCCCGTGGCCCGCGACGAGGGCGGCACCGTCGGCACCCGCATCGACGAGTACCAGTCGACGCAGTTGCTCGACGTGCACTCGTGGCTTGGGCGACGCCGGATGCTTCGTCCGAAAGAGATAGACCACGCCGCCGAACTCGCGGCGCTGACCGCGACGGTGGACGCCTTCGGGACGGCGGGCGTGACGCTCGTCGACACCGCCACGCGCCTCTCCCATCAGGTGCTCGTCTACGACTACGCCGAACGGGGGAACGCGACGCTGCTCGACGTGTACAACCCGAACGTCCCCGCGAGTTCCTACCGCCCGCGGTACCGCCGACGGCTGAAGGTGATTCCGGGCGCCGACAGACCGCTCGCGAACCACGCCGAGTTCGACAGCCTCGTGTTCAACCGCTGGGACCGGGCCATCCGCGCCGACGCCGACGTGACCGCCCCGCGGCGGACCGACGACGGTGACTTCTCGCACCTGCTCGAACGCGCCGTCCGCTTCACCGTCTCCTCGCCGAACGTCGGCCTCTCCGTCGTCGCTCCCGACGGGACGGCCGTGGGGCGCAACCGCGCCGAGATGATGGACCGGAGTCGGAGCGACGTGTACGGCACGCGCTACCGCTACGACGCCCCCGCCGGCGACTACCGCGTCTCCGTCGTCGGCAAGCGGGCGGCGACGTACGAGTTGACCGCCGAGGCCGCCGGACTCGACGGGTCGCTTCTGGACGGCGCCGTGACCGCCGACATCGCCCCCGGCGAGGTGCGCGAGTACGTCGCGTCGGTTCCCGAAAGCGCCGACGAGGAGGGGAGCCTCCGCGAACGCGGGTCGATATCGCCGGCGCGCGTCCGCCGGGCCGTCGACGTGCCCAACCTCCTCGCGGGCGCCGCCGGCGGCGCGGCCCTGTCGGCGTACGCGCTCCGTCGGCGGCGCGAGTGAGCGGCCGGGGGAGACCGCTGCGACGGCGCTCAGCCGAGTTCGACCGTCGTCTCGGCCGTCGGCGACGACAGTCCGGTCACGTTGTCGACGACGCGCGCCGCCAGCGCGTACGCCCCGGCGTCGAGGTCCGAGACGTCGAGTTCGAGCGGACTCTCCGCGAGCGTCTGGTCCCGGTCGAGCGTGATACGGACCCGCGTCTCCGCCTCGCGGACGGCGTCGCCCCCGCGCCGCAGTTCGACCCGCACGGTGGCGTCGGCCCGACCCGTCCCGCCGCCCGCCGGGTGGACGGGGTAGTCGTAGCTCACCGCCGCGATGAGCGTCCCGCCCGCCACGCGGTCGGTCTGTTCGGTCACCACGTCGCCGGCGCGCGACCACGACTCGACGGCGCGGACGAGGTTCACCTCCGGTCCCGCGACCCGGTCCCGGAGCGCGTCGAGTTCCGCGTTCAGCGACGCTATCTCCTCGTCCCGCGCCCGCAGTTTCGCCTCCAACTCGGCGATGCGGACGCGGCGGTCGGTCACGGCATCCGATTCGACGACGGTGTACCCGAGACACCCGCTCGTCGCTCCGAGGCCGCAGAGGCCGGCGAACGCGAGGAGTTCGCGTCGGTCCATGCGGACCGTCGGGGGCGGGACGGCATAACGTCTCGCGCCGGCGACCGGGCGACCGGACGACCGACGGAGGTAAACGGCGCGCACGCCTACGGAGGCCGACAGATGCCGACCGACGGACGCGACGTGAGACCGCGGGACCGCCACGGGTTCGACGAGACGAAGAGCCCCGTCGCCGCCGCCCTCGGAAAGTTCGTCCCGCAAGCCTTGGTTAGAAGAGGACTCTTCGTCGCCGTGCGGACCGACCGCGAGACGTACGCGCCCGGCGATCCGGTGGAACTCACCGTCGTCATCGAGAACCGCCTCCCCCTCCCCGTGAGCGTGACGACGCCGACGCGCCGCCTGTGGGGGTGGACCGTCGACGGCGAGTTGGAGGCCAGCGACGAACGCGTCTACGTCTCGGAGTCGCCCTCGAAGCTCACCTTCCGCGGCGGCGAGCGGAAGGTGCTCACGCGGACGTGGGACGGCCTGTTCAAACGCGTCGGCGCCGACGGTGCGGCGACCCGGTGGGTCGAACCCGACCCCGGCACCCACGAGGTGGGTGCGTACCTCGCCCTCGAGGGGAACCGGCCCGCCGACGCGACGACGATTCGAATCGAGCGCTGAGGCCGCCGGCGGGGCCGAGCAGTCGACGCGGAAAATCAGTGACCGAAGACCGCTCAGTCGGCGTCGACGCTGCCCGCCACGTCGTCGTTGTGGAGGTGGCAGGCGGCGTAGTGGACGCCGTCGCCGTGGACCGGTTCGACCTCGTAGGAGGGCACCTCACGGGCGCAGATGCTCTGCTCGGCGAACGCCTCCGTGAGTCGCTCCTCGGCCGCGTCCCAGTCGCCGTTCAGCACGTCGTCGACGCTCGTCTCCACGAGCGACCCCGCCTCGCCGTCGGGCGTCCCGTCCGGGAAGAACTCGTTGCGGAGCGACGCCTCGCCGTCGGCCTCGAACGTGCGGCGCTCGGTCTCGCGCATGAACGCCCGCACCCGCCGCCACTCGGCCGCCGAGAGGTCGTACTCCTCGGGGGCGATGAGCCGCGGACAGCGCGTCCGGAACCGACATCCCGAGGGCGGGTCGATGGGCGAGGGCACGTCGCCTTCGAGGACGCCCCGCTGGCCGCCCGCCCGCGGGTCGGGCACCGGAATCGACTGGAGGAGCGCCTCGGTGTAGGGGTGTTGGGGGTTCTCGAACAGTTCCTCGGTCTCCGCCAGTTCGACCAACTGCCCGAGGTACATCACGGCCACGCGGTCGGAGATGTGCCGGATGACGCTCAGGTCGTGACTGATGAACAGGTACGTCAGCCCGAACTCCTCTTGGAGGTCCCGCATCGTGTTCAGCACCTGCGCCTGAATCGAGGCGTCGAGCGCCGAAGTGGGTTCGTCGCAGACGATGAAGTCCGGGTTGACCGCCAGCGCGCGTGCGAGGTTGACCCGCTGGCGCTGCCCGCCGGAGAACTGGTGGGGGTAGCGGTTGTAGTGCTGGGGGTCGAGACCGACCTTCTCCAGGAGCATCCGCGCCCGCTTCTCGCGTTCGCCCTTGTAGAGGCCGTGGGCTTTCATCGGTTCCTCGACGATGGGGCCGACTTTCATCCGCGGGTCCAGGGAGGACTGGGGGTCCTGGAAGATCATCTGGATGTTCTCGCGCATCGAGCGGAGCTCCTCGCCGCTCATCTCCGCGAGGTCGTCGCCCTTGAACCACACCGCGCCGTCGGTCGGTTCGAGCAGGCGCAGAATCGTCCGCGCGAGGGTCGACTTCCCGCACCCCGACTCGCCGACGAGACCCAGCGTCTCGCCCTTCGCGATGTCGAAGGAGACGTCGTCGACCGCTTTGACCTCCTCGTCGTTGAACAGGCTGGCGACGAGGCCGCTGCCCTGACTGAAGTACTTGGTGAGTCCCTCGACGCGGAGGAGCGTCTCGCCGAAGTCGATGTCGTCGTCGCTCCCCGTGACCATCCCGCGACTCACTGTCCGTCACCCCGCGCTTCCACGAGACCGCCGCTGAACGCGCCGGTCGCCTCCGTTTCGAGGGGTTCGGCGTCGTCGTAGCCGACGTTCTCGTACTTCACGCAGGAGACCATGTGCGTCGCCTCGTCGGCGTCGCTCACGTCTTGATACTCGGGGTGGACCTCCCTGCAGACGGTCCGGGCGTCGGGACAGCGGGTGTGGAACCGACAGCCCGACGGCGGGTTGATGGCCTCGGGCATGACGCCCGTTATCGGGTTCAGTTCGTCGACCGACTGGTCGGGCCGCGGGATGGAGTCCAACAGCGCCTCCGTGTACGGATGGCGCGTCTTGTGGAACAGGTCGTCCACGTCGGCCTGCTCGATTATCTCGCCGAGGTACATCACGTTCACGCGGTCGCATATCTCCGCGACGACGCCGAGGTCGTGGGTGACCCAGACGAACGAGGTGTTGTACTTCTGCTGGAGTTCCTCGACGAGGTCCAGAATCTGCCCCTCGACGGTCACGTCGAGCGCCGTCGTCGGTTCGTCGGCGATGATGAGGTCGGGTTCGCACGCCAGCGCCATCGCGATGATGACGCGCTGGCGCATCCCGCCGGAGAACTGGTGGGGGTAGCTGTCGTAGCGCTTCTCGGGTTCGGGGATACCCACCTCCCGGAGCATGTCGACGGCGATGCGCTTGGCCTCCTTCCCGCTCACGTCGCGGTTTATCTCGATGAACTCGCGGAGCTGCGAGCCGACCTTGAACACGGGGTTCAGCGCCTCCATCGGGTCCTGGAAGATGATGGCTATCTCCTTGCCGCGGATCTGCTTGCGCATCTCCTCGTTCGACAGCATCTCCGGGGAGCGCCGGAGTTCGCCGTCCGGTCCCTCCTCGAAGTCGACGAGTTTCTTGCCTTTGTACGTCACCGTGCCGCCGACGATTTCGCCGGGGTCTTCGACGAGCCGCATGATCGAACTCGTCGCCACGGACTTGCCCGCGCCGGACTCGCCCACGAGGCCGACGAGTTCCCCTTCGTTCACCTCGAAGGAGATGCCGTCGACCGCGCGGACGGTCCCCTCCTCGGTGAAGAACTGCGTCTTCAGATTTTCGACTTTGAGTATCGGTTCGCTCATTCAGTTGTTTATCCGGGGGTCGAGTGCGTCGCGCAGGCCGTCACCGATGAGGTTGAAGCCGACGACGGTGATCAGGATAGCGATGCCGGGCCAGATGCTGAACCACGCGTTCGGCAGCATGTACTGCCGGGAGTTCGAGAGCATCTGTCCCCACGACGGCGTCGGCGGCTGCGCGCCGTAGCCGAGGAACGACAGACCGGCGATGATGAGGATGTTGACGCCGATCTGGAGCGTCGCCTGCACGAGGACGGGCGCGAAGCTGTTCGGGACGACGTGCCGCAGGATGATGTTCCGGTCGCGCACCCCGGCGGCGCGCGCCGCCTCGATGAAGTCCTCCTCGCGCACCGAGAGCACGCGCGAGCGGATGAGGCGGGCGAACGTCGGGATGGTCGCGATGCC contains:
- a CDS encoding ABC transporter ATP-binding protein — encoded protein: MVTGSDDDIDFGETLLRVEGLTKYFSQGSGLVASLFNDEEVKAVDDVSFDIAKGETLGLVGESGCGKSTLARTILRLLEPTDGAVWFKGDDLAEMSGEELRSMRENIQMIFQDPQSSLDPRMKVGPIVEEPMKAHGLYKGEREKRARMLLEKVGLDPQHYNRYPHQFSGGQRQRVNLARALAVNPDFIVCDEPTSALDASIQAQVLNTMRDLQEEFGLTYLFISHDLSVIRHISDRVAVMYLGQLVELAETEELFENPQHPYTEALLQSIPVPDPRAGGQRGVLEGDVPSPIDPPSGCRFRTRCPRLIAPEEYDLSAAEWRRVRAFMRETERRTFEADGEASLRNEFFPDGTPDGEAGSLVETSVDDVLNGDWDAAEERLTEAFAEQSICAREVPSYEVEPVHGDGVHYAACHLHNDDVAGSVDAD
- a CDS encoding ABC transporter ATP-binding protein; this translates as MSEPILKVENLKTQFFTEEGTVRAVDGISFEVNEGELVGLVGESGAGKSVATSSIMRLVEDPGEIVGGTVTYKGKKLVDFEEGPDGELRRSPEMLSNEEMRKQIRGKEIAIIFQDPMEALNPVFKVGSQLREFIEINRDVSGKEAKRIAVDMLREVGIPEPEKRYDSYPHQFSGGMRQRVIIAMALACEPDLIIADEPTTALDVTVEGQILDLVEELQQKYNTSFVWVTHDLGVVAEICDRVNVMYLGEIIEQADVDDLFHKTRHPYTEALLDSIPRPDQSVDELNPITGVMPEAINPPSGCRFHTRCPDARTVCREVHPEYQDVSDADEATHMVSCVKYENVGYDDAEPLETEATGAFSGGLVEARGDGQ
- a CDS encoding SDR family NAD(P)-dependent oxidoreductase, whose translation is MDLAIDDRVAIVTGGSKGIGKAIAETFAAEGADVCICARGEDELEGAAAEMDGDVLTAQVDVTDPDDVEELVEETVEEFGGIDVLVNNAGTTGSFEKLDAVPEEEWRTVIDTNLFGTMRVTKAALPYLKEGDGGSVVNVASDAGLMPHDKMPQYNASKAAIINLTQNLSKAYLGEGVRVNAVAPTTTRTPLVQAMFEEIADERDISVEEAERAFLEEEKPALQFDRVAEPEEVAPVVAFLVSDLASYVSGSTYRVDGGGVPTIDV